The DNA sequence GTCTTGGATTAGTATGTTGGATTTTGCTTGATAGATCACAAGATTTTTAGGATTGAAGTTGAGGATGTATGTGAGGGGAAAATGTTTGTCTATTGGAGGGAAGCGAATATGATATGTATTCGGTCGGATTGACTATGGATTCGAGCCATAGCACACGGTTTCATAAAACCGTACGATTTTCCCGATCTAAATAAAGCAGGTTTTACATGAAGAAGATTTGGCTCAGCATGTTCTATTCGATACGGGTAGGAAAAGAACCCAACTcggtattattaaaaaaatagagaaatctCTTTGGACTGGATTTTCTTTAGTGTGTTTAGTAGATCTTGTGAACTCTGTCGTTCATTTCGTAGTAGTCgtagaatattttgttttgatgatTTCTATGGGAAATTGGAAGCTATGAAAGATGGTGGATGTAGTTTTGAACTTGAtcgaagaaaatatttatgaagttCCGGGCCTTTGCGAAGGACTTGATATTAATTCAAGGTGAATAGACTTTTGAAGTGGGTTGAAGGAAACCTATAGGTTCCACCACTGTGAAGAACAAATAGGAATTAAGGGGAGGTAGTTGGAGGAGTTAATGGGAACTTTTGTTACTGGGGATGAGGTGGGACAATAATCTTTATGTGTCCAATATTTGGTGTAGAGGACTTTTGTTGGGACTACATGGTAGTCATTACTGGGGAAACGTTCGAAGTGGTATATAGTCCACGGAACTATAGCtatgattattttttcatcttctgATTACATGGTCTCTTGTTTTCTGGTAGATGAAGGGGAAATGTTGCAAAATTTCTGGGAGGTATTGAATTTGAGAACCCTGGTAGACATCCTTACAGGTTGAATTAGTTGCCCTTcgttgattaaataaaaagatactCGAGTGCCAccccaaacaaaaaaaaaaacaaaaaaaacaNGGGGGGGGGGAGCTAAATAGCTACAATTTGAGACCAAGATTCTAATCTCTTCCAATAACGTATCAACCAGCTCTCCTTGATTTCGTTTCTTCCACTGTGTTTTAGCAAAGAATAGTAGCATCATTGCTAGGAGAAGGAGATACCACAAGAAAGTTGCTCTGTATTGTGTTGTCAGTGGTGTTGTGAATGATCTTGCCAGTGACTCAGCAGTCAATTTTCTATAGAACTACTCTCACAATAAGAGCATTCagtaataacaataaaaggaTCAAGTAATTTCTGAGAACATGCTTGAAGTACAAGAATTGAATCATTATCAAGTTTGGCCTAGGTAAACATCCTTTCAACTTCCAATTCATTCTCAATGTTGTATGACAATGGTGTCTTGCCCTCGTCTGACATCCTTACCATGTGAACCAAGCCATTTTAAGTAAATggattcataatatttttcttcccaTTTGGTGTACTTAGGGGGCATGATCAGTTGATAAATCACATGAACCATGGGTTTTTCAGCTACTGTTACTGTAGCCAATTTGGAAGTTCAAGCATTTTTGTTCgtaacttttttatatttcgCAGGCAGAATGAAGGGGGTTAGAGACTGGTTATTTTCTCAATTAGTATCCAAGTCAGTGGTTTCATCTAGACCATTACTGGGGAGTGACAGTTTCTTTGGTGAGGAAAATGTAGAACTCATGGATGAAGACCAAGATGATGGAGGTACGTGTCTGAATTGATgaatgtttgtttttgttttagattcaaaattttctgcCTCTGCTGATGGCATggattttaagaaaatttatagCTTGTTTGGATTACTTATCTTCCCTCttgatgaagaaattcaagaatatttGGTCTTATGCTATTAAGCCTATCCTTTGGGAATGTGGATTTAGGTTAATTGTTGGTCTCTTCATGCCTTCCTTACCCCTAATTTTGTAACTCATTGTTGCTTGTGTTTTTGCTAATTTGGATTCGTTTCTATAGCCCCCTTGGCTTGTTGGGTGGATTGCTGATTCCCACCCCCACCTGTTTTGTATTCTTTGTTGattatgaattcattttgttcttaaaaaagtaaagtatACTATCTCCttgagaaattatttatttctttttcaatactTTTCAtgtgatttttttcttcctgCCTGATTTGATCattatttgtatttcattaactCGTTAGTTAATTAACTCTTTATGTTCTTCATCTGTAAAGATTCAAGAAACATATATATCTTCTGGTATCTCTTATTCTTGTACCCCAGGCCTCATTGGAGTCTGAATTATTGGTGGTGTATTGGCTTCATTGCTATTATTTGTGGCTAGATGTAGGCAGCTACCGAgcattttgaactttttttaatgtcCAAGTTCATGTCTTTCTTTCAAAACCTTAATGTTCTTCTATGTCAACCAATTTGTTCCGATGACTAGTCACAGGTTAGAAATATAATGTTGATGGGGCTATTTGGTCGCTGATTGGAGAAAATGGTTTTACAGAAGACTTCTTCTTTACTTTTAAAGCTGCTTAGTATCTCTTGCTTGAGCTATAATCTACTGTACAAGAATGTAAACTTGTTTTATGAACCTTTTctgtcttttttctttttcgaacCTCTCAAATTATATAACAGAATATTATCTTCTGTAGTTGTACAAGCAACCAATATTGTAACACCCAGTGCCCCTCATACATCAGACTCTGGTGAGAATTTGGAGAACCAAGATGATTTGTTACTGGAACAGGTTCCTAGTGGAAATTCACCCCAATCTCAACATAGCTCTAACAGGGGAAAGATGGATGTCTTGACAAAGCTTGAGGACCTCCAAGTTCAGTTCTTTCGACTTCTACAGAGAATCGGCCAGACACAAAACAATTTGTTAGTGGAAAAGGTTCTGTACCGAATACATTTAGCCACTTTGATACAAGTAGGGGAATCAGATCTCATAAGAGTAAACCTTGGAAGGGGTAAAGCCAGCGCTAAAGCAGCTGAACAAGAAGCAACTGGGATACCAGAATCAAACTTCACATTTAGAATACTTGTACTGGGAAAAACCGGAGTTGGTAAGAGTGCTACAATAAACTCCCTCTTCGATCAAGCAAAAACTGACACTGATGCATTTCAACCAGCAACTGGTCGTATTCAGGAGATTGTGGGAACAATCAATGGGATTAAAGTATCCATCATTGATACCCCTGGTTTTTCACAATGTTCCTCAGGAAATATGaagagaaataagaaaattatgttttctGTGAAGAGATATATAAGAAAATCACCACCAGATATTGTTTTGTACTTTGAGCGCCTTGACGTCATAAATAAGAATCATGCTGATTACCTTCTGATGAAGCAAATAAGTGAGGTCTTTGGTTCTGCAATTTGGTTCAACACCATCCTGGTCTTGACTCATTGTTCCTCTGCTCTTCCGGAAGGACCTGATGGATATCCTGTCTCCTTTGAATCATATGTGGCCCATTCCTCAGAGATTTTGCAGCAAAATATTCACCAGGCATTGTCTGACCCTAGACTTGAAAATCCCGTCCTTTTGGTTGAAAACCATCCTCACtgtaagaaaaatattatggGGGAAAAAGTCCTTCCAAATGGACAGGTCTGGAGATCACATTTCTTGTTGTTGTGCATTTGCACCAAAGTTTTGGGCAGCATTAATGcccttttgaaatttcaaaattgcaTTGAGCTAGGGCCATTGGCTAATACCCGGCTGCCTTCACTTCCCCACTTACTCTCATCTATTTTACGGCACCGAGGTATGTCAAGTCCATCAGGTGTGGGCTATGACATTGAAGCTATTCTACTCGGTgacaatgaagaagatgagtatgatgatctACCTTCTATTCGCATTCTAACGAAATCCCAATTTGAGAAATTGTCGAACTCACAGAAAAAGGAATACTTAGATGAGCTGGATTACAGGGAGACTCTATATTTAAAGAAACAGTTAAGAGAAGAGTATCGAAGGAGGAAGGAGGTCAAACTTTTAAATGATAGAGATTTGGTAGACAATGATAATAATGGTGATTTGCAGGCAATGCCGGAAGCAGAGGCTGTTCTTCTCCCAGATATGGCCGTTCCACCCAGTTTTGACTCAGATTGTTTTGTTCACAGATATCGTTGCGTTGCAGTAGACAAtcagtggattgtgagacctgTTCTTGACCCACAAGGATGGGATCATGACGTTGGCTTTGATGGGATAAATTTGGAAACAGCCATGGAGatgaacaaaaatgtttttacCTCAGTCACTGGACAGGTGAGCAAGGATAAACAGGTATTCAACATTCAATCTGAGTGTGCTGCTTCTTACATAGATTCACGGGGATCATCTTACACTTTAGGTCTAGATGTTCAATCTGCTGGTACAGATAGGATGTACACTGTTCATAGCAATGCTAAGCTGGGTAGCATTAAGCACAACGTTCCTGGAATTGGAGTTTCTTTGACATCTATCAAGAGAAATTGCTATTATGGGGCCAAGCTTGAAGATTCCATATCTGTAGGCAAGAGAGTAAAGTTTGTAGTCAGTGGTGGTCGTATTGAAGGAGCGGGACAAATGGTGTACGGTGGGAGCATAGAAGCTACTTTAAGGGGTAGAGACTACCCTGTCAGGAATGACCATCTCAGTCTAACAATGACAGTCCTCTCTTTCGATAAGGAAACGATGCTGAGTGGGAACGTAGAGTCTGAGTTTCGGCTTAGCCGAAGCATGAGAGTGTCAGTTAATGCCAACTTAAATACACGTAAAATGGGTCAGATCTGCATAAAAGCTAGTAGTTGTGAGCATTTGCAGATTGCTTTGATTTCAGCTTATACAGTCTTGAGAGCCCTTCTGCGTAGAAAGGAAATCGAAACATTGTAGTTTCCGATGATCTATGCCATTCTGAACTCAAAGCTGAGACTTGTCTGCAATTTTGAACTGAAATCGGTTGTTTTAAGTTCCAAGAGAATTAATATGAGATGTTTTAAAAGGCTACACATGATGAATTTTCCTTCTGTCTGTACATCGCTTTTCCAGAGAAGTACATTGCTAATTGCAAGCAGACAGGTTTTATTGTCGATATTGGCCAAGAGGTTTGAATACTTGGGGAAGAGTTGAGTTGATAATTGTACAGCGATAGATAAGGTTAgtttttattcttgaacttcCTGAATAATCtacaatttttgtatttattgaaCTCAGTTCCTATTAGCTATATTGAAACTTGAATCtgaatcttattttattttttaggctCAATGACATATAGGGtgagaatttctatttttgacctcaaaaatataatgtatatTTCTTATACAAGACGTGAGACTCATTGTTCAACTGATCTGCTCTGAGAAGTAGGTATTGTACATCCTCAACTTACTGGTTTACAGTTCTGGGAATTGCTTAGGAATCACGGTAGATAGGCTGTGGCATCCATTTGAGGTGTAAATTTAACCGCCCTGACTTAGCTCCATCGAGTTCAAACGATTCCTTGTATTCCCCTTCTAATATTACTCTTGTAAGTGTCAAAATGCATCTGCCCATATAATCCTAATTGATCCAAGAAATCAATGTTAGTGAAGGGGAAGTTGCAACAAGTTCTAGTTGTATAATCTTTAGTGATTGTTGCAACGGTTAGACTGAGATCACTACAACATGAAGTAGAGGTGCTAAAACAAGTTAAAAGATTAAGACATGCTAAATATAATGGTCttggcccaccgctagcagatattctcctctttaggctttccctcaaggtttttaaaacgcgtctgccagggaaaggtttccacacccttataaaaggtgtttcgttctcctctccaaccaatgtgggatctaacgCTAAAAGATTGTATATGTTCTGTGAAGCCAGTCACAACTATATTTTAGCTCGAAATGAGACAAAAAAGATGGACATAAAACGGTGCCTCACCTTTCCAAAAGTGTCGTGATCCCAAACTTCAGCTATAAGCATGTCATGTAGTCCATCTTCAACAACGAAGTCAAAAGTCTGATTCCATATGGGATTTAAGCTCTCATTCACAACCTGAAATATGAAACTAAAGATCACAGAGGGAGGAGGAAAGGGCAAACAGGGATCGTTTTAGATCACAATTTCGGGTATCAGAGTTTTAcccttgttttgttcttcatttctgattttttcatGGTGAATACAACATATGGGTCAGACTTTCCTACAAGATCTGTTGCAGGCAAGTCTTCTGCAGATATCACAGTCACGGAAAGTACTCCTCTAATAATAACCCCTTTCCTCTTCGGCGTGACAGCTTGTCCGTTTTCGGTAGCTTCCGTTCCATTTGCCCGACTCTTGAGTACACTCTCTAAGGAAGTCATTGGAAAATCAGAGGCAAATGGATTTGTAAAGCCACTTTCCATACCGAAAGGACAGTATAGAAGCTCCAAGTGCACCTAATGAACACATTTAACAGAAAGACAAAAAATGCACTATCATATATAGGAAGTCTCTTCTTAGCAGAATCATGGGATTGCTTTAGATCACTACGAACTACTCAGGAATGTATCCGGGAAGACAATATGTCGAAAATCTTAATGAGGTATGAACATCAAGAATGTTGAACGTGGATAGTACGAGAAAGATTTAGTATAACGAGGATGAGCATGGACTcgcttaaaaagaaaagacaataGACACTGTTCTACAtattgtaacggcctaagcccaccacttgcagatattgttctctttggactttcattttcaggctttccctcaaggtttttaaaacacgtctgatagggagaggtttccatgcccttataaagtatgtttcgttctcctccccaatcgatgtgggatctcacaatccaccccccttcgggacctagcgtcctcactggcattagttcccttctccaatcgatgtgggactctccaatccaccctcctttggggcctagcatccttgctggcacaccacctcgtgtccaccccacTTCAGAACTCAGACTCCTCGCttgcacatcgcccggtgtctggctctgataccatttgtaatggccctagcctaccgttagcagatattgtttctttgggcttttcctttcgggcttcccgtcaaggtttttaaaacatgtctgctagagagaagtttccacacccttataaagaatgtttcattctcctccccaaccgatgtgggatctcacacatataAATGATATTGACACCGATAAGCAAAATGTTCATTAAAGGTGTTGTTACCTGCCCCCTGTTTTTATTATCTCTATGAACTTCCAGATCTTTAACCAGTTTCAACCACACATCCTTCACTTTACCCGGTTGAAGCTTGCTTAATCGTATCTGAGCACATCCTATAAGCTCAGAAGCCTGAAGTCCTTCATCGTCATAAACCTTCACGACCAAATGTTGTGTCGATTCATCTTCAACAACAAACTCAAAGTGCTCATTCCAAACTGGATTCAAATCATTGTTCTACAAAAGAAACCATCGAAATTCATAGTATATCCAAAAGGCGAAAGAGAGAACGAAGTTAAGAGAAGTAAGATAACTCACAATTATTTTGCTGGTCTTCATTCGGTCACGTAGAGGCCGAATGTATAACACGGCATATGGATCCGACTTTCCAATCAGATCCTTATTTGTCAACTCTTTTGCCTGCACAAGTTTCACCTCTAATATCCCAACAGGCTTCAATTCCAGGTCACTGAAACAATTAAAGTTGACCATCAAGCTCATAAGTGTAGTGAGCAAAGGCCACAAGACAACCTTGTGGCTAGCTCGTTCAGTTCCCATTCTCATACCTGTAATCTCCAGGCAAGATAGGGATAACTTTTCTAACAGGCCATGTAATAGAATCTTCTACAGCATCTCGAATTGTTCCCTGTGTTCATATATAAGCTCTATAGTTATAACAGTGATTCAGTGAATATAATGACAATTAATGATCACACCTCTAGTGCACTGTAAAGCCCAGGTATTGCTGAGATGTCCCCTCCAATAACTTTGAGTGTAAAGTCCAGCTTTTTCTGTTAAGATATTAGGTTTTGTCAATAAGGAAGTTTCCCTTGAGTATGAGTGGGAGTTTATGGGATACCTTTTGCcgtaaagaaaaacaaactgCACCAAAGCATGGGAATTCGTCAACCATAGGCTTGAATATCAACCTGAAAACGCCTGTGAATCCAATGTTTTTTACCTGAACAATGTAGTGCACGATGCAGATCAATGAGCTTTTGTAACCGTCTAAGcctaagcctaccgctagctgatattgtcctctttgagctttccttttcgagattccgctcaaggtttttaaaaggtgtctgctagggagaggtttccacacccttataaagaatgcttcattcccctctccaactgatgtaggatctcacaatccatcccccttcgaggcccagcattctcgctggcactcgttcccttctacaatcaatgtgggacttcccaatccacccccttcgaggcccagtgtccttgctggcacatcgcctagtgtttggctctgataccatttgtaatagaccaagcccaccgctagtagatactgtcctttttgggcttttcctttcgagtttccctcaaggtttttaaaacgcatctgctagagagaggtttccacatccttataaataatgttttgttccactcttcaaccgatgtgNccctcaaggtttttaaaacacgtctgatagggagaggtttccatgcccttataaagtatgtttcgttctcctccccaatcgatgtgggatctcacaatccaccccccttcgggacctagcgtcctcactggcattagttcccttctccaatcgatgtgggactctccaatccaccctcctttggggcctagcatccttgctggcacaccacctcgtgtccaccccacTTCAGAACTCAGACTCCTCGCttgcacatcgcccggtgtctggctctgataccatttgtaatggccctagcctaccgttagcagatattgtttctttgggcttttcctttcgggcttcccgtcaaggtttttaaaacatgtctgctagagagaagtttccacacccttataaagaatgtttcattctcctccccaaccgatgtgggatctcacacatataAATGATATTGACACCGATAAGCAAAATGTTCATTAAAGGTGTTGTTACCTGCCCCCTGTTTTTATTATCTCTATGAACTTCCAGATCTTTAACCAGTTTCAACCACACATCCTTCACTTTACCCGGTTGAAGCTTGCTTAATCGTATCTGAGCACATCCTATAAGCTCAGAAGCCTGAAGTCCTTCATCGTCATAAACCTTCACGACCAAATGTTGTGTCGATTCATCTTCAACAACAAACTCAAAGTGCTCATTCCAAACTGGATTCAAATCATTGTTCTACAAAAGAAACCATCGAAATTCATAGTATATCCAAAAGGCGAAAGAGAGAACGAAGTTAAGAGAAGTAAGATAACTCACAATTATTTTGCTGGTCTTCATTCGGTCACGTAGAGGCCGAATGTATAACACGGCATATGGATCCGACTTTCCAATCAGATCCTTATTTGTCAACTCTTTTGCCTGCACAAGTTTCACCTCTAATATCCCAACAGGCTTCAATTCCAGGTCACTGAAACAATTAAAGTTGACCATCAAGCTCATAAGTGTAGTGAGCAAAGGCCACAAGACAACCTTGTGGCTAGCTCGTTCAGTTCCCATTCTCATACCTGTAATCTCCAGGCAAGATAGGGATAACTTTTCTAACAGGCCATGTAATAGAATCTTCTACAGCATCTCGAATTGTTCCCTGTGTTCATATATAAGCTCTATAGTTATAACAGTGATTCAGTGAATATAATGACAATTAATGATCACACCTCTAGTGCACTGTAAAGCCCAGGTATTGCTGAGATGTCCCCTCCAATAACTTTGAGTGTAAAGTCCAGCTTTTTCTGTTAAGATATTAGGTTTTGTCAATAAGGAAGTTTCCCTTGAGTATGAGTGGGAGTTTATGGGATACCTTTTGCcgtaaagaaaaacaaactgCACCAAAGCATGGGAATTCGTCAACCATAGGCTTGAATATCAACCTGAAAACGCCTGTGAATCCAATGTTTTTTACCTGAACAATGTAGTGCACGATGCAGATCAATGAGCTTTTGTAACCGTCTAAGcctaagcctaccgctagctgatattgtcctctttgagctttccttttcgagattccgctcaaggtttttaaaaggtgtctgctagggagaggtttccacacccttataaa is a window from the Cucurbita pepo subsp. pepo cultivar mu-cu-16 chromosome LG07, ASM280686v2, whole genome shotgun sequence genome containing:
- the LOC111798437 gene encoding translocase of chloroplast 90, chloroplastic-like → MKGVRDWLFSQLVSKSVVSSRPLLGSDSFFGEENVELMDEDQDDGVVQATNIVTPSAPHTSDSGENLENQDDLLLEQVPSGNSPQSQHSSNRGKMDVLTKLEDLQVQFFRLLQRIGQTQNNLLVEKVLYRIHLATLIQVGESDLIRVNLGRGKASAKAAEQEATGIPESNFTFRILVLGKTGVGKSATINSLFDQAKTDTDAFQPATGRIQEIVGTINGIKVSIIDTPGFSQCSSGNMKRNKKIMFSVKRYIRKSPPDIVLYFERLDVINKNHADYLLMKQISEVFGSAIWFNTILVLTHCSSALPEGPDGYPVSFESYVAHSSEILQQNIHQALSDPRLENPVLLVENHPHCKKNIMGEKVLPNGQVWRSHFLLLCICTKVLGSINALLKFQNCIELGPLANTRLPSLPHLLSSILRHRGMSSPSGVGYDIEAILLGDNEEDEYDDLPSIRILTKSQFEKLSNSQKKEYLDELDYRETLYLKKQLREEYRRRKEVKLLNDRDLVDNDNNGDLQAMPEAEAVLLPDMAVPPSFDSDCFVHRYRCVAVDNQWIVRPVLDPQGWDHDVGFDGINLETAMEMNKNVFTSVTGQVSKDKQVFNIQSECAASYIDSRGSSYTLGLDVQSAGTDRMYTVHSNAKLGSIKHNVPGIGVSLTSIKRNCYYGAKLEDSISVGKRVKFVVSGGRIEGAGQMVYGGSIEATLRGRDYPVRNDHLSLTMTVLSFDKETMLSGNVESEFRLSRSMRVSVNANLNTRKMGQICIKASSCEHLQIALISAYTVLRALLRRKEIETL
- the LOC111798439 gene encoding synaptotagmin-5-like isoform X1, with the protein product MAFVLGLVLGVFVGLGLIVSFVKSENVRSKRRADLAATIAAFARMTVDDSRKILPPQYYPSWVVFSQTQNLTWLNQHLTKIWPYVNEAASDLIRSSVEPVLEQYRPIILSSLKFSRFTLGTVAPQFTGISIIEDGGTDGITMELEMQWDGNQSIILDIKTRLGVALPVQVKNIGFTGVFRLIFKPMVDEFPCFGAVCFSLRQKKKLDFTLKVIGGDISAIPGLYSALEGTIRDAVEDSITWPVRKVIPILPGDYSDLELKPVGILEVKLVQAKELTNKDLIGKSDPYAVLYIRPLRDRMKTSKIINNDLNPVWNEHFEFVVEDESTQHLVVKVYDDEGLQASELIGCAQIRLSKLQPGKVKDVWLKLVKDLEVHRDNKNRGQVHLELLYCPFGMESGFTNPFASDFPMTSLESVLKSRANGTEATENGQAVTPKRKGVIIRGVLSVTVISAEDLPATDLVGKSDPYVVFTMKKSEMKNKTRVVNESLNPIWNQTFDFVVEDGLHDMLIAEVWDHDTFGKDYMGRCILTLTRVILEGEYKESFELDGAKSGRLNLHLKWMPQPIYRDS
- the LOC111798439 gene encoding synaptotagmin-5-like isoform X2, encoding MAFVLGLVLGVFVGLGLIVSFVKSENVRSKRRADLAATIAAFARMTVDDSRKILPPQYYPSWLTWLNQHLTKIWPYVNEAASDLIRSSVEPVLEQYRPIILSSLKFSRFTLGTVAPQFTGISIIEDGGTDGITMELEMQWDGNQSIILDIKTRLGVALPVQVKNIGFTGVFRLIFKPMVDEFPCFGAVCFSLRQKKKLDFTLKVIGGDISAIPGLYSALEGTIRDAVEDSITWPVRKVIPILPGDYSDLELKPVGILEVKLVQAKELTNKDLIGKSDPYAVLYIRPLRDRMKTSKIINNDLNPVWNEHFEFVVEDESTQHLVVKVYDDEGLQASELIGCAQIRLSKLQPGKVKDVWLKLVKDLEVHRDNKNRGQVHLELLYCPFGMESGFTNPFASDFPMTSLESVLKSRANGTEATENGQAVTPKRKGVIIRGVLSVTVISAEDLPATDLVGKSDPYVVFTMKKSEMKNKTRVVNESLNPIWNQTFDFVVEDGLHDMLIAEVWDHDTFGKDYMGRCILTLTRVILEGEYKESFELDGAKSGRLNLHLKWMPQPIYRDS